One Synechococcus sp. JA-2-3B'a(2-13) genomic window carries:
- a CDS encoding DUF3177 family protein, with translation MTPQSWLVDAIWLDYRLAVALTVVMPLLLLIWAFAVGLRPLIQLLIVYWRVSSLLAVTVYLMIGGLPVSFLSGAMARLLILVCLWFWRDWSAALEQSRTWAARAFLLWRWGLTGYMGAGILFSGAFVPCAFRTSLPEECRAWFGPPLGFREIFHPNVSPELLGSVGAWGLVAYLLYSLYFVWRLRPGTDKGELEA, from the coding sequence GGCAGTGGCGCTGACGGTGGTGATGCCATTGCTGCTGCTGATTTGGGCTTTTGCGGTGGGGTTGCGGCCCTTGATTCAGCTATTGATCGTTTATTGGCGGGTATCGAGCCTCTTGGCGGTGACGGTGTACCTGATGATTGGGGGCCTGCCCGTCAGCTTTCTCAGTGGAGCAATGGCGCGGCTGTTGATCTTGGTTTGTCTTTGGTTTTGGCGGGACTGGAGTGCTGCTCTCGAGCAGTCGAGAACCTGGGCGGCGCGAGCCTTTTTGCTCTGGCGGTGGGGCCTGACTGGTTATATGGGGGCCGGGATCCTCTTTTCGGGGGCCTTTGTGCCCTGTGCTTTCCGCACTTCTCTGCCAGAGGAGTGCCGGGCTTGGTTTGGGCCACCGCTGGGGTTTCGGGAGATCTTCCATCCCAATGTATCGCCGGAGCTGCTGGGGAGCGTGGGGGCCTGGGGGCTGGTGGCCTACCTGCTCTACAGCCTCTACTTTGTCTGGCGGCTGCGACCCGGAACTGATAAGGGGGAACTGGAAGCATGA
- the gpmI gene encoding 2,3-bisphosphoglycerate-independent phosphoglycerate mutase, producing MDSQSVAPVVLVILDGWGYRDALDGNAVLAAETPVLDSLWAAYPHTLLQASGRAVGLPAGQMGNSEVGHLTLGAGRVVPQELVRISDAIETGSLFQDPLLMQVCRQLRERGGRFHFVGLCSEGGVHSHIDHLYGLLKLAAQAEIPAYVHAITDGRDTLPRDGARVLAALEKELQWLGNGVIATLSGRYYAMDRDRRWERTQKAYEIMTQDGPGRGQSAAEVMEAFYAQDLTDEFIPPTRLAPGAVQPGDAVLFFNFRPDRARQLTQAFVCPDFSGFQRPLLPALTFITMTQYEADLPVQVLFKPQNLNHLLGQVVSEAGLKQLRIAETEKYAHVTYFFNGGIEQPFPGEDRILVQSPLVTTYDQAPEMSAVEVTDKAIEAIARREYSLVVLNYANPDMVGHTGNYEATIRALETVDRCLGRLLAAVVDAGGTTLILADHGNAELMWDENGNPWTAHTTNPVPCILVEGERRKIPGCGGDVKLRSNGTLADVAPTLLEILGLPQPPEMTGRSLLQPAEYTILQRQPSPVGR from the coding sequence ATGGATTCGCAATCGGTAGCACCTGTGGTTTTGGTGATCCTGGATGGCTGGGGTTATCGGGATGCTCTCGATGGCAACGCGGTGCTGGCTGCGGAAACCCCTGTCCTGGATAGCCTTTGGGCTGCCTATCCCCACACCCTGCTGCAAGCTTCGGGTCGGGCCGTGGGCCTGCCGGCAGGACAGATGGGCAACTCTGAAGTCGGGCACCTGACCTTGGGGGCAGGGCGGGTGGTGCCGCAGGAATTGGTGCGCATCAGCGACGCGATAGAGACAGGATCCCTCTTCCAGGATCCCTTGTTGATGCAAGTTTGTCGCCAGCTCAGAGAGCGAGGGGGCCGTTTTCACTTCGTTGGCCTTTGCTCCGAGGGGGGGGTTCACTCCCACATCGACCATCTCTATGGGTTGCTCAAGCTGGCGGCCCAGGCTGAGATTCCGGCCTATGTCCACGCCATCACCGATGGCCGCGACACTTTGCCCCGCGATGGTGCCAGGGTTCTGGCCGCCCTGGAAAAAGAGCTGCAATGGCTGGGCAATGGCGTCATCGCCACCCTGAGCGGACGCTACTACGCCATGGATCGGGATCGCCGTTGGGAGCGCACCCAAAAGGCCTACGAGATCATGACCCAAGACGGCCCTGGCCGTGGACAAAGCGCCGCGGAGGTGATGGAAGCTTTCTATGCCCAGGATCTCACAGACGAGTTCATCCCGCCCACCCGCCTGGCTCCGGGGGCTGTGCAGCCGGGAGATGCGGTGCTTTTCTTCAACTTCCGCCCAGATCGCGCCCGCCAACTTACCCAAGCCTTTGTCTGCCCAGACTTTTCGGGTTTTCAACGCCCCTTGCTGCCGGCTCTCACCTTCATCACCATGACTCAGTACGAGGCGGATCTGCCGGTGCAGGTGCTGTTCAAGCCCCAGAACCTGAATCACCTGCTGGGCCAAGTGGTGAGCGAGGCCGGCCTCAAGCAATTGCGCATTGCCGAGACGGAAAAATACGCCCATGTCACCTACTTCTTCAACGGCGGCATCGAGCAGCCCTTCCCCGGCGAAGATCGCATCCTGGTGCAAAGCCCGCTGGTGACCACCTACGACCAGGCGCCGGAGATGTCGGCAGTGGAAGTGACCGACAAGGCGATAGAGGCCATCGCCCGCCGCGAATACAGCCTGGTGGTGCTCAACTATGCCAACCCCGACATGGTAGGTCACACCGGCAACTACGAAGCCACCATCCGCGCCCTGGAAACGGTGGATCGCTGTTTGGGCCGGCTGCTGGCGGCAGTGGTAGATGCGGGAGGCACTACTTTGATCCTGGCGGATCATGGCAATGCAGAGCTGATGTGGGATGAGAACGGCAACCCCTGGACGGCCCACACCACCAACCCCGTTCCCTGCATTCTGGTGGAGGGGGAAAGGCGCAAAATCCCCGGCTGTGGCGGCGATGTCAAGTTGCGCTCCAACGGCACTTTGGCTGATGTGGCCCCCACCCTGCTGGAGATCTTGGGCCTGCCTCAGCCCCCCGAAATGACAGGACGTTCGCTTTTGCAGCCGGCAGAATACACCATCCTCCAGCGGCAACCCAGTCCTGTGGGGCGGTAG
- a CDS encoding tetratricopeptide repeat protein — translation MGVNVPLLYLVALASILGVAGFFVLREVLRVRAQEKVIRELQPRLSKGKGSPQEHYELGSVYLQKGLYDQAVAQLKKALEVAGENIPPVCNALGFAYFSQGQYDLAIRYYKDAVAADPGYVTAWNNLAHAYEKKNLYGPSLEAYETALKLDPRNAIAKRRSESLRKRLQPSP, via the coding sequence ATGGGCGTTAACGTTCCCCTCCTGTATTTGGTGGCTCTGGCCAGTATCCTCGGCGTGGCGGGCTTCTTTGTCCTGCGGGAGGTGCTGCGGGTACGGGCCCAGGAAAAGGTCATCCGTGAGCTGCAGCCCCGCCTGAGCAAAGGCAAGGGATCCCCGCAGGAGCACTACGAGTTGGGCAGCGTCTATTTGCAAAAAGGCCTCTACGACCAGGCGGTTGCCCAGCTCAAAAAAGCCCTAGAAGTGGCCGGGGAGAACATTCCCCCCGTCTGCAACGCCCTCGGTTTTGCCTACTTCAGCCAGGGGCAGTACGACTTGGCCATCCGTTACTACAAGGATGCCGTGGCTGCGGATCCCGGTTATGTAACTGCTTGGAACAATCTGGCCCATGCCTATGAGAAGAAAAATCTCTATGGCCCAAGCCTGGAAGCTTACGAAACTGCCCTGAAGTTGGATCCCCGAAATGCCATTGCTAAGCGGCGCTCGGAGTCTCTGCGCAAACGGTTGCAGCCCAGCCCCTGA
- the dps gene encoding DNA starvation/stationary phase protection protein Dps, producing the protein MVTAEKTRLYPTRIDLPAEARTQLVELLNQSLADTLDLKTQVKQAHWNVKGMHFIALHEMFDTFASTLENYVDMLAERVTALGGIARGTARIVAQTSTLPEYDLAAEEGRDHLQALAARYAHYAASVRRNIDRTTELGDADTADLFTEISRQIDKDLWFIEAHLQA; encoded by the coding sequence ATGGTTACCGCCGAGAAAACCCGTTTGTACCCCACCCGGATCGACTTGCCGGCAGAGGCCCGCACGCAACTGGTGGAGCTGCTCAACCAGTCCTTGGCAGACACGTTGGATCTGAAGACGCAGGTGAAACAGGCCCACTGGAACGTTAAAGGCATGCACTTCATCGCCTTGCACGAGATGTTCGACACTTTTGCCAGCACCCTGGAAAACTACGTGGACATGCTGGCGGAACGGGTTACGGCGCTGGGGGGCATCGCCCGCGGCACGGCTCGCATCGTTGCCCAAACCTCCACCTTGCCGGAGTACGATCTGGCCGCTGAAGAGGGTCGGGATCACCTGCAGGCTTTGGCAGCCCGTTACGCTCACTATGCAGCTTCCGTCCGCCGCAACATTGACCGCACCACCGAACTGGGGGATGCCGACACAGCAGACCTGTTCACCGAGATCTCGCGCCAGATTGACAAAGATCTTTGGTTTATCGAGGCTCACCTGCAGGCGTGA
- the mnmE gene encoding tRNA uridine-5-carboxymethylaminomethyl(34) synthesis GTPase MnmE codes for MDPTAPLADTIAAIATAVVPEQGSVGIVRLSGSRALPIVQAIFTPARRNAVWESHRLLYGWIRDEKGQILDEALAVWMQAPRSYTREDVAELHCHGGIMVVQATLQQCLRQGARLAQPGEFSLRAFLNGRIDLTQAESVADLVAARSPQAARMALAGLQGKLGGSIRALRQELLGLLAEIEARLDFEEDLPPLDVAAWQARLQAIQTQIQALLATAERGQLLRTGVKVAIVGRPNVGKSSLLNAWSGQDRAIVTDLPGTTRDVVESHLVVKGIPVQLLDTAGIRATEDPVERLGVERSQRLAQAADVLVLVIDAQAGWTAADAAIYESIRHRPLILVINKTDLAPPEGIPLPPEIAHRVPAVAAQGKGIPELEEALEQLVTQGRPQPNLEISLNQRQAAALQQAQASLEQVGQAIQAQLPLDFWSIDLRGALHALGQITGEEISESVLDQIFSRFCIGK; via the coding sequence ATGGATCCGACTGCGCCCCTGGCCGATACGATCGCTGCCATTGCCACTGCGGTAGTGCCTGAACAGGGCAGCGTGGGGATTGTGCGCCTTTCCGGGTCACGAGCCCTTCCCATTGTCCAAGCCATCTTTACCCCTGCCCGCCGCAACGCAGTCTGGGAGAGCCATCGGCTCCTCTACGGCTGGATCCGCGACGAGAAAGGCCAAATCCTAGACGAAGCGCTGGCTGTTTGGATGCAGGCCCCCCGTTCTTACACCCGCGAAGATGTGGCAGAGCTGCATTGCCACGGTGGCATCATGGTGGTTCAGGCCACGTTGCAACAATGCCTGCGGCAGGGGGCGCGGTTGGCCCAGCCGGGGGAGTTTAGCCTGCGCGCTTTTCTGAATGGCCGCATTGACCTCACCCAGGCCGAGAGTGTGGCCGATCTGGTGGCGGCCCGCTCCCCTCAGGCGGCCCGGATGGCCCTAGCAGGCTTGCAGGGTAAGTTAGGGGGATCCATTCGCGCCCTGCGCCAGGAGCTGCTGGGTTTGTTGGCAGAAATTGAGGCTCGCCTCGACTTTGAAGAGGATCTGCCCCCCTTGGATGTTGCCGCTTGGCAGGCCCGGCTCCAAGCTATACAAACCCAGATCCAAGCTCTGCTGGCCACAGCAGAACGGGGACAACTGCTGCGCACCGGGGTGAAGGTGGCCATTGTCGGGAGGCCCAATGTGGGCAAGTCCAGCCTGCTCAATGCTTGGTCAGGACAGGATCGGGCCATCGTCACCGATCTGCCCGGCACCACCCGCGACGTGGTGGAATCCCACCTGGTGGTAAAAGGGATCCCCGTTCAACTGCTGGACACTGCCGGCATCCGCGCCACCGAAGATCCGGTGGAACGGCTGGGGGTGGAGCGCTCCCAACGCCTAGCCCAGGCTGCCGATGTGCTGGTGCTGGTCATCGACGCCCAAGCGGGCTGGACGGCTGCCGACGCCGCCATCTACGAGTCGATCCGCCATCGCCCCCTCATCCTGGTGATCAACAAAACCGACCTCGCCCCGCCAGAGGGGATCCCTCTCCCCCCCGAGATTGCCCACCGCGTCCCCGCCGTTGCCGCCCAAGGGAAAGGGATCCCGGAGCTGGAAGAAGCCCTGGAGCAGCTTGTCACCCAGGGACGTCCCCAGCCCAATCTGGAGATAAGCCTGAACCAGCGGCAGGCCGCTGCCCTCCAACAAGCCCAAGCCAGCCTGGAACAGGTGGGGCAGGCCATCCAAGCTCAGCTCCCCCTGGACTTTTGGAGCATCGACCTACGGGGCGCCCTGCATGCCCTTGGCCAGATCACCGGCGAGGAGATCTCGGAATCAGTGCTGGATCAGATTTTCAGCCGCTTCTGCATCGGCAAGTAA